The Opitutaceae bacterium genome window below encodes:
- a CDS encoding HEAT repeat domain-containing protein, with translation MTYSRARSVPVAIVSILGLIFASVCQAAEAPFELRDGDRVVFIGDRLIEGEQEAGWIELMLTTQFPDRSVTFRNLGWNGDTPAGGSRASLSLIQAGREPPDEGWRQLVRQIEEAKPTVAFLDYGMASSFSGEEGLPAFREQMNRLIDTLERVSPGIRIVLLAPISHEALGTPWPDPAAHNRQISAYSEVLAEIGASRKLRFVPLQEQTRLRTGRPITFNGIHPTDAGYHTLAGMIEESLFGSSARGAWREDSPVMSALRQSILRKNDWFFYASRPANYVYIFGFRKHEQGRNAVEIEQFRPLIAAEEARIAQLRRPGAVVSADLVANPPKPIPQAPLQPLPDLSVASDLDVTLWAESPMLHKPVQMNFDEKGRLWIATSELYPQIEPGQATNDKIIILEDSKGAGRADKSTEFAGGLLIPTGIEVGDGGAYVAQSTELIHFRDNDGDGRADERQVVLSGFGTEDTHHNLHTLRWGADGRLYMNQSVYTRTNAETPTGVVRLKAGGMFRFDPRNARMEVVYRGWINPWGHAFDNYGDSFVTDGAGFQGVSWAFPRVTFRTLAPARRQAPSISLGQYPKFCGAEIMRSPLFPADWQGDLVTADFRAHRLVRFRYSENGAGFVTQEMPDFVRATGDSFRPIDLRIGPDGALYVADWSNPIIQHGEVDFRDPRRDKSNGRIWRIAPKGSRPLVKADLGRLSVAELLNRLTSNSGYEQAQATRLLRDHGAEKVLPALDRWTAAQQSDIAKLHALRIYQVFDSIPPALVKELTESGDSRVRGAAVRALPVGMDIGILANRVADEHPRVRLEAVLALGTRGTARAAELVLSAIDRPTDEFLEYAIWQSINDLSKPWLDAVLSGKWKSEGREAQLEFALKAIEPVDATRVLGNLISRGVVPLDGSGSWFELIGAAGGVAELDKLYARIVDSKLPESAVLRGMDALLSATRLRSLMPSTSAEPAMAMIQSPSEKIRVAAIRVLGAWKAGSATAALQERAAKGDSSERDAAMTALREIGDDEALAALRALAGPQSSLDVRRDAVVALATVDFKSVSGRIVTVLAETRDPAQSEALWRALLGIKGVGKALPALLASATLPVDVAKAGLRPSREGGRYPELADLLARASGLSASSEPLTPERFQELAREAAAKGDPHRGERLYRRPDLACMSCHAIGGAGGHIGPDLTSIGASAPGDYVVESLLAPAAKVKEGYHAVSITKRDGQELMGMIARETATEVLLRTATNEEFSIPTAQIVRRTNIGSLMPAGWRDSLLPEERLDIYAFLSALGKPGDFDAGKGGVARIWRAYLVSAANEHLGIQRVVEGDYTLKDWVQIVSLADGTLPVYELETAFPTRGNNRGFFVSTRFDSPQGGNMTFALSGESAGGWLNGRRVNLGKTLSVVARPGVNVLVLETDPLDLPAIRLSSETASFVLQ, from the coding sequence ATGACCTATTCTCGAGCTCGCAGCGTTCCTGTCGCAATCGTCTCAATCCTCGGCTTGATTTTCGCCTCTGTGTGCCAGGCGGCGGAGGCACCCTTTGAGCTCAGGGACGGCGACCGCGTGGTCTTCATAGGAGACCGTCTGATCGAGGGCGAACAGGAGGCTGGCTGGATTGAGCTGATGCTGACGACCCAGTTTCCGGATCGATCCGTCACATTTCGAAATTTGGGATGGAATGGCGACACGCCTGCAGGTGGGTCGCGCGCAAGCCTGAGCCTGATTCAGGCGGGAAGGGAGCCTCCCGACGAGGGCTGGCGCCAGCTCGTGCGGCAGATTGAAGAGGCAAAGCCGACCGTTGCGTTTCTGGACTATGGCATGGCGAGTTCATTCTCGGGGGAGGAGGGACTGCCGGCTTTTCGCGAACAGATGAACCGTCTGATCGACACCCTTGAACGCGTGTCACCCGGGATTCGCATCGTGCTGCTTGCTCCGATTTCGCACGAGGCACTCGGCACGCCCTGGCCGGACCCTGCGGCGCACAATCGTCAGATCAGCGCCTATTCCGAGGTGCTCGCGGAGATTGGCGCTTCCCGGAAGCTCCGGTTCGTTCCGCTTCAGGAACAAACCCGCCTTCGGACCGGACGCCCGATCACGTTCAATGGAATCCATCCCACGGACGCCGGATATCACACGCTTGCGGGAATGATTGAGGAGTCGCTTTTCGGATCCAGCGCCCGCGGTGCGTGGCGGGAGGATTCACCGGTGATGAGTGCCCTGCGCCAGTCGATCCTGCGCAAGAATGACTGGTTCTTCTACGCATCGCGGCCCGCCAACTACGTCTATATCTTCGGTTTCAGAAAACATGAGCAGGGCCGAAACGCCGTGGAGATCGAGCAGTTTCGTCCGCTCATCGCGGCGGAGGAAGCCCGCATTGCTCAACTCCGCAGGCCGGGTGCTGTGGTTTCCGCGGATCTCGTCGCGAATCCACCCAAGCCCATACCGCAGGCCCCGCTGCAGCCTCTGCCGGATTTGAGTGTCGCCAGCGACCTCGACGTGACGCTCTGGGCGGAGAGCCCGATGCTGCACAAGCCGGTGCAGATGAACTTTGACGAGAAGGGCCGGCTTTGGATCGCCACCTCGGAACTCTATCCGCAGATCGAGCCGGGCCAGGCAACGAACGACAAGATCATCATCCTTGAAGATTCGAAGGGCGCCGGGCGTGCCGACAAGTCGACGGAATTTGCCGGCGGCCTGCTCATTCCGACTGGCATCGAGGTCGGTGATGGCGGCGCGTATGTCGCCCAGAGCACCGAGCTGATACATTTCCGAGACAACGACGGCGATGGCCGGGCCGATGAGCGGCAGGTGGTCCTGAGCGGATTTGGCACGGAGGACACTCATCACAATCTGCACACGCTCCGGTGGGGCGCGGATGGACGCCTCTACATGAATCAATCGGTGTACACCCGCACCAACGCGGAGACACCCACCGGCGTGGTTCGGCTCAAGGCGGGTGGCATGTTCCGCTTTGATCCGCGCAACGCGCGCATGGAGGTTGTCTATCGAGGCTGGATCAATCCGTGGGGGCACGCGTTTGACAACTATGGCGATTCGTTCGTCACGGACGGAGCGGGCTTTCAGGGGGTCAGTTGGGCGTTTCCTCGGGTGACATTTCGCACGCTGGCTCCGGCAAGGCGTCAGGCTCCGTCGATCAGCCTCGGACAATACCCGAAGTTTTGCGGCGCCGAGATCATGCGCAGCCCGTTGTTTCCCGCGGACTGGCAGGGTGATCTTGTGACGGCGGATTTCCGCGCCCATCGCCTGGTCCGATTCAGATATTCGGAAAACGGCGCGGGTTTTGTCACCCAGGAAATGCCGGATTTCGTGCGCGCAACGGGAGATTCCTTCAGGCCGATCGACCTGCGCATCGGTCCGGATGGTGCGCTCTATGTGGCTGACTGGAGCAATCCCATCATTCAGCACGGCGAGGTCGATTTCCGGGATCCCCGGCGCGACAAGTCAAACGGGCGCATCTGGAGAATAGCGCCGAAGGGATCAAGACCGCTTGTGAAGGCCGATCTTGGCCGGCTTTCAGTGGCGGAACTGCTCAACAGGCTGACATCCAACAGCGGCTACGAACAGGCCCAGGCGACGCGACTGCTGCGTGACCATGGCGCCGAGAAGGTGCTGCCAGCGCTGGATCGGTGGACTGCGGCGCAGCAATCAGACATCGCGAAGCTGCACGCGCTGCGAATTTACCAGGTGTTTGACAGCATTCCCCCCGCTCTTGTGAAGGAGCTGACGGAATCCGGGGATTCGCGAGTGCGCGGCGCGGCGGTGCGTGCGCTGCCTGTGGGAATGGACATCGGCATTCTTGCGAACCGTGTGGCGGATGAACATCCCCGTGTCCGGCTCGAAGCGGTTCTAGCCCTCGGGACGCGCGGCACTGCCCGGGCGGCCGAACTGGTGCTTTCCGCGATCGACAGGCCCACGGATGAGTTTCTCGAGTACGCGATCTGGCAGTCGATCAACGATCTGTCGAAGCCCTGGCTGGATGCGGTGCTGAGCGGGAAATGGAAATCCGAGGGGCGCGAGGCGCAGCTTGAGTTTGCGCTGAAGGCGATCGAACCGGTGGACGCGACGAGGGTCCTCGGCAATCTGATTTCAAGGGGAGTTGTTCCGCTGGATGGCTCCGGATCCTGGTTTGAATTGATAGGAGCTGCGGGAGGCGTGGCGGAGTTGGACAAGCTTTACGCGCGCATCGTTGATTCGAAACTTCCTGAGTCTGCGGTTTTGCGCGGGATGGATGCCCTCCTCAGCGCGACGCGCCTGCGGTCCTTGATGCCCTCGACGTCGGCGGAGCCCGCCATGGCAATGATTCAGTCTCCATCGGAAAAAATTCGCGTGGCGGCGATACGGGTTCTCGGCGCGTGGAAGGCGGGATCCGCAACAGCCGCGTTGCAGGAACGGGCGGCAAAGGGTGATTCATCCGAGCGCGATGCGGCGATGACAGCCTTGCGTGAAATAGGAGACGACGAGGCTCTTGCCGCGCTGCGGGCGCTGGCGGGTCCGCAGTCGTCGCTTGATGTCCGTCGTGACGCGGTTGTGGCGCTCGCTACCGTTGATTTCAAATCGGTTTCTGGGCGGATTGTGACCGTGCTTGCGGAGACTCGGGATCCGGCGCAGTCCGAAGCGTTGTGGCGTGCGCTGCTTGGCATCAAGGGTGTTGGAAAGGCTCTGCCGGCGTTGCTGGCATCGGCGACGCTTCCCGTCGATGTCGCGAAAGCGGGTCTCCGTCCATCGCGGGAGGGCGGCCGCTATCCGGAGCTGGCCGATTTGCTTGCCAGGGCCTCGGGCCTCAGTGCGTCCTCGGAGCCGCTGACCCCCGAGCGTTTTCAGGAGCTGGCGAGAGAGGCCGCAGCGAAGGGCGATCCCCATCGGGGCGAACGGCTCTATCGGCGACCGGATCTCGCCTGCATGTCCTGCCATGCCATTGGAGGAGCGGGCGGGCACATTGGACCGGATCTCACGAGCATTGGCGCGAGCGCCCCCGGGGACTATGTTGTCGAATCGTTGCTTGCTCCGGCCGCGAAGGTGAAGGAAGGGTACCATGCCGTCTCGATCACCAAGCGCGATGGGCAGGAGCTGATGGGCATGATTGCACGGGAGACAGCGACGGAGGTGCTGTTGCGCACGGCGACCAATGAGGAATTCTCCATCCCAACGGCGCAGATTGTCAGGCGCACCAACATCGGTTCGCTCATGCCTGCGGGGTGGAGGGATTCGCTTCTGCCGGAGGAGCGGCTGGACATCTACGCGTTTCTGTCAGCGCTCGGAAAGCCTGGTGACTTTGACGCCGGCAAGGGTGGCGTCGCCCGAATTTGGAGAGCGTACCTGGTTAGCGCGGCAAACGAGCACCTCGGCATCCAGCGGGTCGTGGAGGGCGACTACACGCTCAAGGACTGGGTGCAGATCGTGTCTCTTGCGGATGGAACGCTGCCCGTCTACGAACTCGAGACTGCCTTTCCCACGCGTGGAAACAACCGTGGTTTCTTCGTTTCGACGCGTTTTGATTCACCCCAGGGAGGCAATATGACCTTTGCACTCTCGGGCGAATCGGCTGGCGGCTGGTTGAATGGCAGGCGGGTGAATCTCGGCAAGACATTGAGCGTCGTGGCCAGACCGGGAGTGAACGTCCTCGTGCTGGAAACCGACCCCCTCGATCTTCCGGCAATTCGCCTGAGTTCTGAGACGGCAAGCTTTGTCCTTCAATAG
- a CDS encoding quinone oxidoreductase, whose product MLSIRIHATGGPDKLIVDDVPVPAPAAGEIRFSVAAAGVNFIDTYHRSGLYPVKLPFVPGMEAAGIVTAIGAGVTEFRVGDRVASASAKGAYAAEALSPAAHTVPVPPPVALETAAALMLQGMTAHYLACDTFPLKRGDTALIHAGAGGVGLLLIQIARLRGARVIATVGTEEKAELARQAGAGAVCIYTKEGFVEASRAFTAGHGVDVVYDSVGRDTFEGSLACLRPRGMFVTFGNSSGPVPAFEPLLLSRKGSLFMTRPTLAHYTLSAEETRARANDLFAWVEQSVLKVRVGATFQLSKAADAHRALEGRVTTGKVLLLPGK is encoded by the coding sequence ATGCTTTCAATTCGCATCCATGCAACAGGCGGCCCGGACAAGTTGATCGTCGACGACGTGCCGGTGCCTGCACCCGCGGCCGGTGAGATTCGTTTTTCCGTGGCGGCTGCGGGGGTCAACTTCATCGACACCTATCATCGCAGCGGGCTCTATCCGGTGAAGCTGCCCTTTGTTCCGGGGATGGAAGCGGCGGGAATCGTGACAGCCATCGGAGCCGGTGTGACAGAATTCCGGGTTGGAGACCGCGTGGCGTCGGCCAGCGCCAAGGGAGCGTATGCTGCGGAGGCGTTGTCGCCGGCCGCGCACACCGTGCCTGTGCCGCCACCTGTCGCACTTGAAACCGCCGCGGCGCTGATGCTTCAGGGAATGACGGCGCACTACCTGGCCTGCGACACGTTTCCGTTGAAGCGGGGCGACACCGCGCTGATCCATGCGGGCGCCGGCGGAGTTGGGTTGCTTCTGATTCAGATCGCCCGGCTGCGCGGGGCACGGGTGATCGCCACCGTGGGCACGGAGGAAAAGGCTGAACTCGCCCGGCAGGCGGGGGCGGGTGCCGTCTGCATCTATACGAAGGAGGGTTTCGTGGAGGCCTCCCGCGCCTTCACCGCCGGACATGGAGTAGACGTTGTTTATGATTCGGTTGGCAGGGACACCTTTGAAGGAAGCCTGGCGTGCCTCCGGCCGCGGGGCATGTTTGTGACATTCGGCAATTCCAGCGGGCCCGTGCCTGCCTTCGAGCCCTTGCTTCTGTCGAGAAAGGGATCCCTGTTCATGACCCGACCGACGCTGGCCCATTACACGCTGTCCGCCGAGGAGACACGAGCGCGGGCGAACGATCTGTTTGCATGGGTGGAGCAGTCGGTGCTGAAGGTGCGCGTGGGTGCGACGTTTCAACTGTCGAAAGCCGCGGATGCGCATCGCGCCTTGGAAGGACGCGTCACGACCGGGAAAGTCCTGCTTCTGCCCGGGAAATAG
- the modB gene encoding molybdate ABC transporter permease subunit, with the protein MDDTLRVTLFSLGVAALGTLLILPGGIALGWLLARKRWPGKTLVETLVALPLVMPPVATGLVLLKLLGRRGPIGEFLDAIGLEIVFTWKAVVIAAAVMALPLLVRNARVAFEDVPARFEQVARTMGAGPWRVFFTISLPLASRGLCAGGVLAFARALGEFGATAMVAGFIPGRTVTLSLGIYHQVQMGRDTDAFILLAMSASLAFSAVLLSELLMHKRRSTRERIQSSKAASS; encoded by the coding sequence ATGGATGATACACTTCGGGTGACTTTGTTCAGCCTCGGCGTCGCGGCACTGGGCACCCTGCTGATACTGCCTGGAGGAATCGCACTGGGATGGCTTCTTGCGCGCAAGCGCTGGCCGGGAAAGACGTTGGTGGAGACACTGGTCGCCCTTCCCCTGGTGATGCCGCCAGTCGCAACGGGACTGGTCCTTCTCAAGCTGCTCGGTCGCAGGGGCCCGATTGGCGAATTCCTGGACGCCATCGGTCTGGAAATTGTGTTCACCTGGAAGGCAGTCGTGATCGCCGCCGCGGTGATGGCCCTGCCCCTGCTCGTCAGAAACGCACGGGTCGCCTTCGAGGATGTGCCCGCCCGCTTTGAACAGGTCGCTCGAACCATGGGCGCCGGCCCCTGGCGCGTTTTCTTCACAATCTCCCTCCCCCTTGCCTCGCGGGGACTTTGCGCCGGGGGAGTCCTGGCATTCGCCCGTGCGCTGGGAGAGTTCGGGGCCACCGCCATGGTGGCGGGATTCATCCCTGGAAGGACGGTGACGCTCTCGCTGGGGATCTATCACCAGGTGCAAATGGGCCGTGACACCGATGCTTTCATCCTTCTCGCCATGTCCGCTTCACTGGCATTTTCAGCGGTGCTTCTCAGCGAACTGCTCATGCACAAGCGCCGCTCCACGCGCGAGAGAATCCAGTCATCGAAAGCCGCGTCTTCATGA
- a CDS encoding ATP-binding cassette domain-containing protein — MRLKFSSLNWNADAFSLDLSLEVEGRAIGLFGNSGAGKTTLIELIAGVRRPDAGSIALDGVTLCDKMAGIFVPPESRDVGYVPQDGALFPHLNVRSNLNYGVRSRARGGIAEADGTEKLPITLESIVERLDIASLLEREVTHLSGGERQRVALARALLASPRLLLLDEPLSSLDAGHKAAVFPLLKRIRDEFGVPLVYVSHAPEDFFALCDQVVVLSDGRCRSVGAPGEIFSTRPAIGYELVRSTDLCKLK; from the coding sequence ATGAGGCTCAAGTTCTCCTCGCTCAATTGGAACGCAGATGCGTTTTCACTCGACCTTTCACTGGAGGTTGAAGGTCGTGCAATCGGCCTCTTCGGCAATTCCGGAGCGGGCAAGACAACGTTGATCGAACTCATCGCCGGCGTGCGCCGCCCGGATGCCGGTTCAATCGCCCTCGATGGTGTCACGCTTTGCGACAAGATGGCCGGAATTTTCGTACCACCAGAATCGCGGGACGTGGGCTACGTGCCCCAGGATGGAGCGCTTTTCCCCCATCTCAACGTCCGCTCCAACCTCAACTATGGCGTTCGCAGCCGGGCACGCGGGGGGATCGCTGAAGCTGATGGAACGGAAAAACTTCCCATCACGCTTGAGTCCATTGTCGAACGGCTCGACATCGCCTCCCTTCTCGAGCGTGAGGTGACCCACCTTTCCGGCGGAGAGCGTCAGCGTGTCGCCCTCGCCCGCGCCCTGCTTGCCTCCCCCCGGCTGCTGCTGCTCGATGAACCGCTCAGCAGTCTCGACGCCGGGCACAAAGCCGCGGTCTTTCCACTGCTGAAACGCATACGCGATGAGTTCGGAGTGCCGCTGGTGTACGTGAGTCACGCACCCGAGGACTTCTTCGCACTCTGCGACCAGGTTGTCGTGCTGTCGGACGGCCGCTGCCGTTCCGTTGGCGCTCCAGGGGAAATCTTCTCCACGCGGCCGGCAATTGGCTACGAGCTGGTCCGGTCAACCGACCTCTGCAAGCTGAAGTGA
- a CDS encoding ribonucleotide-diphosphate reductase subunit beta: MHKTFIVGNKSFVLDQAKAEEAFAAKRVINGRDTMTFNLLPLKYQWAYDLYRKMKANHWEPEDIPMGKDIEQWRDAKMVSDIERWIIRMGIGYFSAAEGIVGDNIQHVVRELVTAPELKLVLGRHAHEENIHADSLLYMISSLGINPHECEAMFEDVQTIVKKNEFVTRISRKLRRDLDLTLLENKRLLARNIFVFGQCMEGTQFYGLFGMILSLYRQNKFPGIGQMFRYTLRDESNHIEVFRNLFMDLVEENRDIWTPEFKEELRATMAEAVQLEKEFIRDCLPVNAVGLAVDEFLQYIDYIADRRLEGVGLGLLSPGVKNPLPWLAEMMDIKKEQNFFEGRVTEYQKASSLEGAHDDDL; encoded by the coding sequence ATGCACAAGACCTTCATTGTTGGCAACAAGTCGTTCGTCCTCGATCAGGCCAAGGCCGAGGAGGCCTTCGCCGCCAAGCGCGTCATCAACGGCCGCGACACGATGACCTTCAATCTCCTGCCCCTGAAGTACCAGTGGGCCTACGACCTCTACCGGAAGATGAAGGCGAACCATTGGGAGCCGGAGGACATCCCGATGGGCAAGGACATCGAGCAGTGGCGGGATGCGAAGATGGTTTCGGACATCGAGCGCTGGATCATCCGCATGGGCATCGGCTATTTCTCGGCGGCCGAGGGGATCGTGGGCGACAACATCCAGCACGTCGTGCGCGAGCTGGTCACGGCGCCGGAACTGAAGCTGGTGCTCGGGCGCCACGCGCACGAGGAGAACATTCACGCCGACTCGCTGCTCTACATGATTTCGTCGCTTGGCATCAATCCCCATGAATGCGAGGCGATGTTCGAGGATGTTCAGACCATTGTGAAAAAGAACGAGTTCGTGACGCGCATTTCCCGGAAGCTGCGCCGCGACCTCGACCTCACCCTTCTGGAGAACAAGCGGCTGCTTGCCAGGAACATCTTTGTATTCGGGCAGTGCATGGAGGGCACCCAGTTCTACGGACTGTTCGGCATGATCCTTTCGCTCTACCGGCAGAACAAGTTTCCGGGAATCGGCCAGATGTTCCGCTACACGCTGCGCGACGAGAGCAATCACATCGAGGTCTTCCGCAATCTCTTCATGGATCTTGTCGAGGAGAACCGCGACATCTGGACTCCGGAGTTCAAGGAGGAGCTGCGCGCGACGATGGCGGAGGCCGTGCAGCTGGAGAAGGAGTTCATCCGCGACTGCCTGCCGGTCAATGCGGTGGGGCTCGCCGTCGACGAGTTCCTGCAGTACATTGATTACATCGCGGACCGCCGGCTGGAAGGGGTGGGCCTGGGTCTGCTTTCACCTGGCGTGAAGAACCCGCTGCCCTGGCTTGCGGAGATGATGGACATCAAGAAGGAGCAGAACTTCTTTGAGGGCCGTGTGACCGAATACCAGAAGGCCTCGTCCCTTGAGGGGGCGCACGACGACGATCTGTAG
- the corA gene encoding magnesium/cobalt transporter CorA has protein sequence MIRSFVFSDGKLVGRDLESEALRLVRADKGLLLWVDLVNPTDEEVHEILEGVFQFHPLAIEDCRTPSSLPKAEDYDDYLFVVTHAVDFTRSEKFNTTELNLFLGKDFLVTYHAPSVKSIETVVDRCVRTTGSVARGPDRLAHLIIDALVDNYQPTTEELRAELESIEESVLSSSDSGLTTQLMEVRGEIAHLRQIVRPQRDMISRLARGESKMIRSVMLPYFRDLRDNLIRIDETAASFADQLLISFDLYLNKSSFQANEGIKALTALTAVSLPGIIIGTWYGMNFEHMPELTSPYGYPGVTAATAICTFLMWRWCKRKRWI, from the coding sequence ATGATTCGATCCTTCGTTTTCAGCGACGGAAAGCTTGTGGGGCGCGACCTTGAGTCCGAAGCCCTTCGGCTGGTGCGGGCCGACAAGGGGCTCCTGCTGTGGGTTGACCTGGTCAACCCCACCGACGAGGAGGTCCATGAAATCCTCGAGGGCGTCTTCCAGTTCCATCCGCTTGCAATCGAGGACTGCCGGACGCCCAGTTCCCTGCCCAAGGCGGAGGACTATGACGACTACCTGTTCGTCGTGACCCACGCGGTCGACTTCACCCGCTCGGAAAAGTTCAACACCACGGAACTCAACCTGTTTCTCGGAAAGGACTTTCTGGTCACCTACCACGCCCCCTCGGTCAAATCCATCGAGACTGTCGTGGACCGCTGCGTCCGGACCACCGGCTCAGTCGCCCGCGGGCCGGACCGGCTGGCGCACCTCATCATCGATGCGCTGGTCGACAACTACCAGCCCACGACCGAGGAACTGCGGGCGGAGCTGGAGTCGATCGAGGAATCCGTCCTCAGCAGCTCGGATTCCGGCCTGACCACCCAGCTCATGGAGGTTCGCGGCGAAATCGCGCACCTCCGCCAGATCGTGAGACCGCAGCGCGACATGATCTCCCGGCTGGCCCGCGGCGAGTCCAAGATGATCCGTTCGGTGATGCTGCCGTATTTCAGGGACCTGCGCGACAACCTGATCCGCATCGATGAGACCGCGGCCTCGTTCGCCGACCAACTGCTGATTTCCTTCGACCTTTACCTTAACAAATCGTCCTTCCAGGCCAATGAAGGCATCAAGGCCCTTACGGCGCTGACGGCCGTCAGTCTGCCGGGCATCATCATTGGCACCTGGTACGGGATGAACTTTGAACACATGCCGGAACTGACCTCACCCTACGGCTACCCGGGGGTGACGGCGGCAACCGCCATCTGCACGTTCCTGATGTGGCGGTGGTGCAAACGAAAACGCTGGATCTAG
- a CDS encoding magnesium transporter CorA family protein translates to MVTTLVYRDNKIVAQDPPVESLGTLRCEPGVLLWVDLSAPTQEETRLILESAFAIHPLAIEDCVIDTPFPKLEEFDDYLYLVMHAVDYTQTEEFTTTELNFFLGKNFLLTFHKQPLRPVQAALERYQKNPSTLVRGPDRFAHVILDLMVEAYKPAMDALHEELDKVERGVLQGAPAGELFPLVISLRKKFSALRQIVRPQREIVSTLSDGKLKLIRSVMVPYLRDLTEDLSRIESQANAWAEQLILSFRVYLNRSSHEANEGIRVLNGITALTIPVLILSGWYGMNFTNMRELGWKHGYAGATALVLIGTIAMLRFMRKRKWL, encoded by the coding sequence ATGGTCACCACGCTTGTCTACAGGGACAACAAGATCGTTGCGCAGGACCCGCCGGTCGAATCGCTCGGCACGCTGCGGTGCGAACCCGGCGTCCTGCTCTGGGTCGATCTTTCGGCGCCCACCCAGGAGGAAACGCGGCTGATTCTGGAATCGGCCTTCGCGATCCACCCGCTCGCCATTGAGGACTGCGTCATTGACACCCCGTTTCCGAAACTCGAGGAGTTCGACGACTACCTCTACCTGGTGATGCACGCGGTCGACTACACGCAGACCGAGGAGTTCACGACCACCGAGCTGAATTTCTTTCTCGGAAAGAATTTCCTCCTGACCTTCCACAAGCAGCCGTTGCGACCGGTCCAGGCCGCCCTGGAGCGATACCAGAAGAACCCATCGACCCTCGTCCGCGGGCCCGATCGTTTTGCGCACGTCATTCTCGACCTCATGGTCGAGGCGTACAAGCCCGCGATGGACGCACTGCACGAGGAGCTCGACAAGGTGGAGCGCGGCGTGCTCCAGGGCGCGCCGGCGGGCGAGCTCTTTCCGCTCGTCATTTCGCTGCGGAAGAAATTCTCCGCGCTGCGCCAGATCGTGCGCCCGCAGCGGGAGATCGTCAGCACGCTCTCGGACGGAAAACTCAAGTTGATCCGGAGCGTCATGGTCCCGTACCTCCGCGACCTGACCGAGGATCTCTCGCGCATCGAGTCGCAGGCCAACGCCTGGGCCGAGCAGCTCATCCTTTCATTCCGCGTCTATCTCAACCGCTCCAGCCACGAGGCCAACGAAGGGATCCGCGTGCTGAACGGCATCACCGCACTCACCATCCCCGTCCTGATTCTCAGCGGCTGGTACGGCATGAACTTCACGAACATGCGTGAACTGGGATGGAAACACGGCTACGCCGGAGCAACGGCACTGGTCCTCATAGGCACCATCGCGATGCTTCGTTTCATGCGAAAGCGAAAGTGGCTTTGA
- a CDS encoding DUF4159 domain-containing protein, which translates to MRIRRTLDPGLRRRLLAFAAAACFLAMASAQGQGQPRVDFPRMGGPYPGDRSGTRIWIEGGGWVDEATVRTARETASHSTGTPDWRNPREFSRDVFTFARAIFRSERRVPRRGPVFGWFVDYPDADLNLSYRLQQLTSMKVDPDGRVLHLTDPDLPDYPLIYMVHTEDMLLQEEEVSALRNYLQAGGVLLASDYWGTDAWNNFSAEMRRVLPGKAWADIPMDHPVFKCIYRISGPMNELQIPTLQYWVRSHDPANPNSRITVDRGVGSENVAVKALLDDRGRIMVLSIHNSDISDGWEREGENADYFRELSEKRAYPLAINLIFYLMTH; encoded by the coding sequence ATGCGAATTCGCCGAACCCTGGATCCAGGACTCCGACGCCGCCTGCTGGCATTCGCGGCCGCAGCCTGTTTCCTTGCCATGGCATCGGCGCAGGGGCAGGGGCAGCCGCGCGTTGATTTTCCCCGGATGGGCGGGCCCTATCCCGGCGACCGGTCAGGCACGCGGATCTGGATTGAGGGAGGCGGATGGGTGGATGAAGCCACCGTCAGGACCGCGCGTGAAACAGCCTCGCACAGCACGGGCACGCCCGACTGGCGGAATCCGCGCGAGTTCAGCCGGGACGTCTTCACGTTTGCGCGGGCCATCTTTCGCTCCGAAAGGCGTGTGCCGCGGCGCGGACCCGTGTTCGGGTGGTTTGTCGACTATCCGGATGCGGATCTCAATCTGTCCTACCGCCTGCAGCAACTGACCTCGATGAAGGTGGATCCTGATGGACGGGTCCTGCATCTCACCGATCCCGATCTGCCCGACTATCCCCTGATCTACATGGTGCACACCGAGGACATGCTCCTGCAGGAGGAGGAGGTTTCGGCCCTGCGCAACTACCTGCAGGCGGGCGGGGTCCTGCTCGCATCGGACTACTGGGGCACGGACGCCTGGAACAATTTCTCCGCGGAGATGCGGCGCGTGCTTCCGGGAAAGGCCTGGGCGGACATTCCCATGGATCATCCCGTGTTCAAGTGCATCTACAGGATTTCGGGGCCGATGAACGAGCTTCAGATTCCCACGCTTCAGTACTGGGTGCGCAGTCACGACCCAGCGAACCCCAATTCACGCATCACGGTGGACCGCGGCGTCGGCTCGGAAAACGTCGCGGTCAAGGCGCTGCTCGACGACCGCGGGCGCATCATGGTCCTTTCCATCCACAACTCCGACATCAGCGACGGCTGGGAGCGCGAGGGGGAAAATGCGGACTACTTTCGTGAACTGTCTGAAAAACGGGCCTACCCCCTGGCGATCAACCTGATCTTCTACCTGATGACCCACTGA